The Equus caballus isolate H_3958 breed thoroughbred chromosome 22, TB-T2T, whole genome shotgun sequence genome window below encodes:
- the NCOA6 gene encoding nuclear receptor coactivator 6 isoform X12 encodes MVLDDLPNLEDIYTSLCSSTVEDSEMDFDSGLEDDDTKSDSILEDSTIFVAFKGNIDDKDFKWKLDTILENVPNLLHMESSKLKVQKVEPWNSVRVTFNIPREAAERLRILAQSNNQQLRDLGILSVQIEGEGAINLALAQNRSQDVRMNGPIGAGNSVRMEPGFPMAGGPGLIRMTSPATVMIPQGGNVSSSMMAPGPNSELQPRTPRPASQSDAMDPLLSGLHIQQQSHPSGSLAPPHHPMQPVPVNRQMNPANFPQLQQQQQQQQQQQQQQQQQQQQQLQARPPQQHQQQQPQGIRPQFTAPTQVPVPPGWNQLPSGALQPPPAQGSLGTMTANQGWKKAPLPGPMQQQLQARPSLATGFQQPVSSPGRNPMVQQGNVPPNFMVMQQQPPNQGPQSLHPGLGGMPKRLPPGFSAGQANPNFMQGQVPSTTATTPGNSGAPQLQANQNVQHAGGQGAGPPQNQMQVSHGPPNMMQPSLMGIHGNMNNQQAGSSGVPQVNLGNMQGQPQQGPPSQLMSMHQQIVPSQGQMVQQQGTLNPQNPMILSRAQLMPQGQMMVNPQSQNLGPSPQRMTPPKQMLPQQGAQMMAPHNQMMGPQGQVLLQQNPMIEQIMTNQMQGNKQQFNTQNQSNVMPGPAQIMRGPTPNMQGNMVQFTGQMSGQMLPQQGPVNNSPSQVMGIQGQVLRPPGPSPHMAQQHGDPATTANNDVSLSQMIPDVSMQQTNIVPPHVQAMQGNNASGNHFSGHGMPFNAPFSGAPNGNQMSCGQNPGFPVNKDVTLTSPLLVNLLQSDISAGHFGVNNKQNNTNANKPKKKKPPRKKKNSQQDLNTPDTRPAGLEEADQQPLPGEQGINLDSSGPKLPEFSNRPPGYPSQPVEQRPHQQMPPQLMQHVAPPPQPPQQQPQPQLPPQQQQPPPPNQPQSQQQQQQQQQQQMMMMLMMQQDPKSVRLPVSQNVHPPRGPLNPDSQRMPMQQSGSVPVMVSLQAPASVPPSPDKQRMPMPVNTPLGSNSRKMIYQENPQNPSSSPLGEMSSLPEASGSEVPSVSGGPNNMPSHLVVSQNQLMMTGPKPGPSPLSATQGATPQQPSVNSLPSSHGHHFPNVAAPTQTSRPKTPNRASPRPYYPQTPNNRPPSTEPSEISLSPERLNASIAGLFPPQINIPLPPRPNLNRGFDQQGLNPTTLKAIGQAPSNLTMNNPSNFAAPQTHKLDSVVVNSGKQSNTGATKRASPSNSRRSSPGSSRKTTPSPGRQNSKAPKLTLASQTNAALLQNVELPRNVLVSPTPLANPPVPGSFPNNCGLNPQNPTMPVAAVGGVLEDNKESLNVPQDSDCQNSQGRKEQVNIELKAVPAQEVKMVIPEDQSKKDQPSDPNKLTGVEENKNLVSPAMREAPTSLSQLLDNSGAPNVTIKPPGLTDLEVTPPIVSGEDLKKASVIPTLQDPSSSKEPSNSLNLPHSNEPCSTLVHPELSEVSSNVAPSIPPVMPRPVSSSSISTPLPPNQITVFVTSNPITTSANTSAALPTHLQSALMSTVVTMPNVGSKVMVSEGQSAAQSNARPQFITPVFINSSSIIQVMKGSQPSTIPAAPLTTSSGLMPPSVAVVGPLHIPQNIKFSSAPVPPNVPSSSPAPNIQTGRPLVLNSRATPVQLPSPPCTTSPVVPPHPPVQQVKELNPDEVSPQVSTSADQSTLPSSQSTTMVSPLLTNSPGSSVNRRSPVSSSKGKGKVDKIGQILLTKACKKVTGSLEKGEEQYGADGETEGQGLETTAPGLMGTEQLSTELDSKTPTPPAPTLLKMTSSPVGPGSTSAGPSLPGGTLPTSVRSIVTTLVPSELISAAPTTKNNHVGIASEPLAGGLVEEKVGSHPELLPSIAPSQSLVPKETPATALQGSVARPELEANAAIVSGQSSEPKEIIEKSKTPSRRNSRTEEPTAASESVENGHRKRSSRPASASSSTKDITSAVQSKRRKSK; translated from the exons gatTAATAAGGATGACCAGCCCTGCCACTGTTATGATACCCCAGGGTGGAAACGTGTCATCTTCCATGATGGCACCAGGCCCTAATTCAGAGCTGCAGCCCAGGACTCCTCGCCCAGCTTCTCAGTCAG ATGCAATGGATCCACTCCTTTCTGGGCTCCATATACAGCAGCAGAGTCATCCCTCAGGATCTTTAGCTCCCCCACACCACCCAATGCAGCCTGTCCCTGTGAACAGACAAATGAACCCAGCTAATTTTccccagctgcagcagcagcagcaacaacaacaacaacagcagcagcagcagcagcagcagcagcagcaacagttGCAGGCAAGACCCCCACAGCAACATCAGCAGCAACAGCCACAGGGAATTCGACCCCAGTTTACTGCCCCAACTCAGGTGCCTGTTCCTccaggctggaaccagctgccttCCGGAGCCCTtcagcctcctccagcccagggttctctgggcACAATGACTGCAAACCAAGGGTGGAAGAAGGCTCCCTTGCCTGGTCCAATGCAACAGCAACTCCAGGCAAGACCATCCTTAGCCACG GGATTTCAGCAGCCCGTCAGCTCTCCGGGTCGGAATCCTATGGTTCAACAGGGAAACGTGCCACCTAACTTCATGGTGATGCAGCAGCAACCACCAAACCAGGGGCCACAGAGTTTACATCCAGGCCTAGGAG GAATGCCTAAACGCCTCCCACCTGGCTTCTCAGCAGGACAGGCCAATCCGAACTTTATGCAAGGTCAGGTGCCTTCGACCACAGCAACCACCCCTGGGAATTCAGGAGCCCCTCAGCTGCAAGCAAATCAAAACGTCCAGCATGCAG gtggtcAAGGAGCTGGTCCTCCTCAAAACCAGATGCAGGTGTCCCATGGGCCACCAAATATGATGCAGCCCAGCCTCATGGGAATTCATGGCAACATGAACAACCAGCAGGCTGGTAGTTCTGGGGTTCCTCAGGTGAACCTGGGCAACATgcaaggccagccccagcagggcCCACCATCTCAGCTGATGAGCATGCACCAGCAGATCGTGCCCTCCCAGGGGCAGATGGTCCAGCAACAAGGAACCTTGAACCCTCAGAACCCTATGATCCTTTCAAGGGCCCAGCTTATGCCACAGGGCCAGATGATGGTGAACCCTCAGAGCCAAAATCTTGGGCCCTCGCCCCAAAGGATGACCCCACCCAAGCAGATGCTTCCCCAGCAGGGCGCACAAATGATGGCGCCACATAACCAGATGATGGGGCCTCAGGGCCAAGTATTGCTCCAACAGAACCCAATGATAGAACAGATCATGACCAATCAGATGCAGGGGAATAAGCAACAGTTTAACACTCAGAACCAATCCAATGTCATGCCGGGACCAGCACAGATAATGAGGGGACCAACTCCAAACATGCAAGGAAACATGGTGCAGTTTACGGGACAGATGTCAGGACAGATGCTGCCCCAGCAAGGGCCTGTGAACAACAGTCCATCTCAGGTTATGGGGATCCAGGGGCAGGTCTTGCGGCCACCAGGGCCCAGTCCACACATGGCCCAGCAGCATGGTGATCCTGCTACTACAGCAAATAATGATGTCAGCTTGTCTCAGATGATACCAGACGTTAGCATGCAACAAACCAACATCGTCCCCCCCCACGTGCAGGCCATGCAGGGAAACAATGCCTCGGGAAACCACTTCTCAGGCCATGGGATGCCTTTCAATGCACCTTTCAGTGGAGCACCCAATGGAAATCAGATGTCCTGTGGTCAGAATCCAGGCTTCCCGGTCAATAAGGATGTCACGCTAACAAGCCCATTGTTGGTCAACTTATTGCAGAGTGACATCTCTGCAGGCCATTTTGGggtaaacaataaacaaaataataccaACGCAAATAAACCGAAGAAGAAGAAACCCCCtcggaagaagaaaaatagtcaGCAGGATCTAAA cacCCCAGATACTCGCCCAGCTGGTCTGGAGGAGGCCGATCAGCAGCCATTGCCTGGAGAACAAGGAATTAACTTGGACAGCTCAGGCCCTAAACTGCCAGAATTTTCAAACAGACCACCAG GTTATCCTTCTCAACCAGTTGAACAGAGGCCACATCAGCAGATGCCTCCTCAGCTCATGCAGCATGTGGCACCCCCACCACAGCCACCACAGCAGCAACCACAACCACAACTGCcaccgcagcagcagcagccaccaccTCCCAATCAACCACAGtctcagcagcagcaacaacagcagcagcagcaacaaatgATGATGATGCTTATGATGCAACAGGACCCCAAATCAGTTAGGCTTCCAGTCTCCCAAAATGTTCATCCCCCAAGGGGCCCCCTGAACCCAGATTCCCAAAGAATGCCCATGCAACAGAGTGGCAGTGTGCCTGTCATGGTCAGTTTGCAAGCACCTGCCTCTGTGCCGCCGTCACCTGATAAACAAAGAATGCCAATGCCTGTGAATACTCCTTTGGGAAGCAATTCAAGGAAAATGATATACCAAGAGAACCCCCAGAATCCTTCCAGCTCACCACTGGGAGAGATGTCCTCACTCCCTGAAGCGAGTGGCAGTGAAGTACCATCTGTGTCAGGAGGCCCAAATAACATGCCTTCACATTTAGTGGTTTCCCAGAATCAGTTAATGATGACAGGGCCAAAACCTGGACCATCACCCCTTTCAGCAACTCAAGGTGCAACTCCCCAGCAACCCTCTGTAAATTCTCTGCCCAGCTCTCATGGCCACCACTTTCCAAATGTGGCTGCTCCAACCCAAACATCTAGGCCTAAAACACCaaacagagccagccccaggccctATTATCCTCAGACACCTAACAACCGCCCACCCAGCACAGAACCTTCAGAAATCAGTCTATCACCAGAAAGACTCAATGCCTCCATAGCAGGACTCTTCCCCCCACAGATTAATATTCCTTTACCTCCTAGGCCAAATTTAAACAGAGGCTTTGATCAACAGGGCTTAAATCCAACAACCTTGAAGGCCATCGGGCAAGCACCTTCAAATCTTACCATGAATAATCCTTCCAATTTTGCTGCCCCACAAACTCACAAATTAGATTCTGTGGTGGTGAATTCCGGAAAGCAGTCTAATACTGGAGCAACAAAACGGGCAAGTCCAAGCAACAGTCGCAGGTCTAGTCCTGGTTCCAGTAGGAAAACTACCCCAAGTCCTGGGAGACAAAATTCAAAAGCCCCTAAACTTACCCTGGCCTCTCAAACAAATGCAGCCCTGTTGCAGAACGTGGAGTTGCCAAGAAACGTATTGGTCAGTCCTACTCCCTTGGCCAATCCCCCTGTACCTGGGAGCTTCCCTAACAACTGTGGGCTGAATCCTCAGAATCCTACCATGCCTGTGGCTGCAGTGGGAGGTGTTCTTGAGGATAACAAGGAGAGCTTGAATGTGCCTCAGGACAGCGATTGCCAGAATTCCCAGGGTAGGAAGGAGCAGGTAAACATTGAGCTAAAAGCAGTCCCTGCTCAAGAAGTTAAAATGGTTATCCCTGAAGATCAATCCAAAAAGGATCAACCTTCGGATCCTAACAAACTTACAGGTGTCGAAGAGAACAAAAATTTGGTGTCTCCTGCTATGAGGGAAGCACCAACATCGTTAAGTCAACTTCTTGACAACTCCGGAGCTCCTAATGTGACCATTAAACCTCCTGGGCTTACAGATTTGGAAGTAACACCTCCAATAGTTTCTGGGGAAGACCTGAAAAAAGCATCTGTCATTCCCACACTGCAGGATCCGTCTTCTTCTAAAGAACCCTCTAATTCCCTAAATTTACCTCACAGTAATGAGCCGTGTTCAACCCTTGTGCATCCAGAATTGAGTGAGGTCAGTTCTAATGTTGCACCAAGCATCCCTCCAGTAATGCCAAGACCTGTCAGCTCTTCCTCCATTTCTACTCCCTTGCCCCCAAATCAGATAACTGTTTTCGTAACTTCCAATCCCATCACAACTTCAGCTAACACATCAGCAGCTCTGCCAACTCACCTGCAGTCTGCATTAATGTCAACAGTCGTCACAATGCCCAATGTGGGTAGCAAGGTTATGGTTTCTGAGGGACAGTCAGCTGCTCAGTCTAATGCCCGGCCTCAGTTTATTACACCTGTCTTTATCAATTCATCCTCAATAATTCAGGTAATGAAAGGATCACAGCCAAGCACAATTCCTGCAGCCCCACTGACAACCAGCTCTGGCTTGATGCCTCCCTCTGTTGCAGTTGTTGGCCCTTTACACATACCTCAGAACATAAAGTTTTCTTCTGCTCCTGTACCACCTAATGTCCCCTCCAGTAGTCCTGCTCCAAACATACAGACAGGTCGACCCCTGGTCCTTAATTCACGAGCCACCCCTGTccagcttccttcccctccttgtACAACTTCTCCAGTTGTCCCTCCTCATCCCCCTGTCCAGCAAGTGAAAGAATTGAATCCAGATGAGGTCAGTCCTCAGGTGAGCACCTCAGCAGATCAGAGCACTCTGCCCTCTTCACAGTCAACCACAATGGTTTCTCCCCTTTTGACTAATAGTCCAGGCTCCTCTGTCAACCGGCGAAGCCCAGTCTCATCTAGTAAGGGCAAAGGAAAAGTGGACAAAATCGGCCAGATTTTGCTGACCAAGGCGTGTAAGAAAGTTACAGGCTCTCTTGAGAAAGGGGAAGAGCAATATGGTGCAGATGGAGAGACTGAAGGCCAAGGGCTAGAGACCACAGCTCCAGGGCTCATGGGAACAGAGCAATTATCCACAGAGCTGGACAGTAAAACCCCAACACCCCCAGCACCCACTCTGCTAAAAATGACCTCTAGCCCTGTGGGCCCGGGCTCCACCTCAGCAGGACCCAGCTTACCTGGCGGTACTCTCCCCACCAGTGTACGCTCAATAGTAACCACTCTGGTACCCTCTGAGCTCATCTCCGCGGCGCCGACCACAAAAAACAATCATGTTGGCATAGCATCTGAGCCACTTGCGGGTGGCCTAGTGGAGGAGAAGGTGGGATCCCATCCAGAGCTTCTGCCCAGCATAG cCCCTTCACAGAGTTTAGTCCCAAAGGAAACTCCAGCTACAGCACTGCAGGGGTCTGTTGCCAGACCAG AACTCGAGGCAAATGCTGCCATAGTCTCTGGACAAAG CAGTGAGCCCAAAGAGATAATTGAAAAGTCAAAAACCCCAAGCCGAAGAAACTCCCGAACTGAAGAGCCAACTGCCGCTTCTGAAAGTGTGGAAAATGGACATCGTAAGCGATCCTCTCGGCCTGCTTCAGCCTCCAGCTCTACTAAAG ACATAACCAGTGCGGTGCAATCCAAGCGAAGAAAGTCCAAGTAA